In one window of Orcinus orca chromosome 17, mOrcOrc1.1, whole genome shotgun sequence DNA:
- the LOC125961796 gene encoding UDP-N-acetylglucosamine--peptide N-acetylglucosaminyltransferase 110 kDa subunit-like yields the protein MASSVGNVADSTEPTKRMLSFQGLAELVHREYQAGDFEAAERHCMQLWRQEPDNTGVLLLLSSLHFQCRRLDRSAHFSTLAIKQNPLLAEAYSNLGNVYKERGQLQEAIEHYRHALHLKPDFIDGYINLAAALVAAGDMEGAVQAYVSALQCNPDLYCVRSDLGNLLKALGRLEGAKACYLKAMETQPNFAVAWSNLGCVFNAQGEIWLAIHHFEKAVTLDPNFLDAYINLGNVLKEARIFDRAVAAYLCALSLSPNHAVVHANLACVYYEQGLMDLAVDTYRRAIELQPHFPDAYCNLANALEEKGSVAEAEECYNTALRLCPTHADSLNNLANIKGDQGNFEEAVRLYCKALEVFPEFAVAHSNLASVLQQQGKLQEALMHYKEAVRISPTFADAYCNMGDTLKEMQDVQGALQCYTRAIQINPALADAHSNLASIHKYSGNIPEAIASYRTALKLEPDFPDAYCDLAHCLQIVCDWTDYDERMKKLVSIVADQLEKNSLPSVQPHHSMLYPLSHGFRKAIAESHGNLCLDEISVLHKPPYEHPKDLKLSDGRLRVGYVSSDFGNHPTSHLMQSIPGMHNPDKFEVFCYALSPDDGTNFRAKVMAEAHHFIDLSQIPCNGKAADRIHQDGIHILVNMNGYTRGARNELFALRPAPIQAMWLGYPGTSGVLFMDYIITDQETSPAEVAEQYSEKLAYMPHTFFIGDHANMFPHLKKKAVIDFKSNGHIYDNRVVLNGIDLKAFLDSLPDVQIVKMKCPDGGDNADSSNTALNMPVIPMNTIAEAVIEMINRGQIQITINGFSLSNGLATTQINIKAATGEEVPRTIIVTTRSQYGLPEDAIVYCNFNQLYKIDPSTLQMWANILKRVPNSVLWLLRFPAVGEPNIQQYAQNMGLPQKRIIFSPVAPKEEHVRRGQLADVCLDTPLCNGHTTGMDVLWSGTPVVTMPGETLASRVAASQLTCLGCLELIAQNRQEYEDIAVKLGTDLEYLKKIRGKVWKQRTSSPLFNTKQYTMDLERLYLQMWEHYAAGNKPDHMIKPVEVTESA from the coding sequence atggcgtcttctgtgggcaacgtggccgacagcacagaaccaacgaaacgtatgctttccttccaagggttagcTGAGTTGGTACATCGAGAGTATCAGGCAGgagattttgaggcagctgagagacactgcatgcagctgtggagacaagagccagacaatactggagtacttttattactttcatctctacacttccagtgtcgaaggctggacagatctgcccactttagtactctggcaattaaacagaaccctcttctggcagaagcctattcgaatttggggaatgtgtacaaggaaagagggcagttgcaggaggcaattgagcattaccggcatgcattgcatctcaaaccagatttcatcgatggttatattaacctggcagccgctttggtagcagcaggcgacatggaaggggcagtacaagcttacgtttctgctcttcagtgcaatcctgatttgtactgtgttcgcagtgacctggggaacctgctcaaagccctgggtcgcttggaaggagccaaggcatgttatttgaaagcaatggagacgcaaccgaactttgcagtagcttggagtaatcttggctgtgttttcaatgcacaaggggagatttggcttgccattcatcactttgaaaaggctgtcacgcttgaccccaattttctggatgcttatatcaatttaggaaatgtcttgaaagaggcacggatttttgacagagctgtggcagcttacctttgtgccctaagcttgagcccaaatcatgcagtggtaCATGCCAACCTGGCTTGTGTATACTATGAGCAAGGCCTGATGGATCTGGCAGTAGACACCTACAGGCGAGCTATTGaattgcaaccacatttccctgatgcttactgcaacctagccaacgccctggaagagaagggcagtgttgccgaagcagaagagtgttataatacagctctgcggctgtgtcccacccatgcagactctctgaataacctagccaatatcaaaggagaccagggaaactttgaagaggcagttcgcttgtattgtaaagcattagaagtcttcccagagtttgctgttgcccattcaaatttagcaagtgtattgcagcagcagggaaaactgcaggaagctctgatgcattataaggaggctgttcgaatcagtcctacctttgctgatgcctactgtaacatgggagacactctaaaggagatgcaggatgttcagggagccttgcagtgttatactcgtgccattcagattaaccctgcacttgcggatgcccacagcaatctggcttccattcacaagtattcagggaatattccagaagcaattgcttcttatcgcactgctctgaagcttgaacctgattttcctgacgcttattgtgatttggctcattgcctgcagattgtctgtgattggacagactatgatgagcgaatgaagaagttggtcagcattgtggctgaccagctggagaagaatagcttgccttctgtgcagcctcatcatagtatgctctatcctctttctcatggcttcaggaaggctattgctgagagccatgggaacctctgcttggatgagatcagtgtccttcataaaccaccgtacgaacatccaaaagacttgaagctcagtgatggtcgactgcgtgtaggatacgtgagttctgacttcgggaatcatcctacttctcatcttatgcagtctattccaggcatgcacaatcctgataaatttgaggtattctgttatgccctgagcccagatgatggcacaaacttccgagcgaaggtgatggcagaagcccatcatttcattgatctttctcagattccatgcaatgggaaagcagctgatcgcatccatcaagacggtatacacatccttgtaaatatgaatggttataccaggggtgctcgaaatgaactctttgctctcaggccagctcctattcaggcaatgtggctgggctaccctgggaccagtggcgtgcttttcatggattatatcatcactgatcaggaaacttcacctgctgaagttgctgagcagtattctgagaaactggcttatatgccccatactttctttattggtgatcatgctaatatgttccctcacctgaagaagaaggcagtcatcgattttaagtccaacgggcacatttatgacaatcgggttgtgctgaatggcatcgacctcaaagcatttcttgatagtctcccagatgtgcagattgtcaagatgaaatgtcctgatggaggagacaacgcagacagcagtaatacggctcttaatatgcctgtcattcctatgaatactattgcagaggcagttattgaaatgattaacagaggacaaattcagataacaattaatggattcagtcttagcaatggactggcaactacccagatcaacattaaggctgccactggagaggaggttccccgtaccattattgtaaccacacgttctcagtacgggttaccggaagatgccattgtgtactgtaacttcaatcagttatataaaattgacccatctactttgcagatgtgggcaaatattctgaagcgtgttcccaatagtgtgctgtggctgttgcgttttccagcagtaggagaacctaatattcaacagtatgcacaaaatatgggccttccccagaagcgtatcattttttcacctgttgctcctaaagaggaacatgttcggagaggccagctggctgatgtctgcttggacactccactctgtaatggacacaccacagggatggatgtcctttggtcagggacacccgtggtgactatgccaggagagactcttgcttcccgagttgcagcttcccagctcacttgtttaggctgtcttgagcttattgctcaaaatagacaagaatatgaagacatagctgtgaaactgggaactgatctagaatacctgaagaaaattcgtggcaaagtctggaagcagagaacatctagccctctgttcaacaccaaacaatacacaatggacctagagcggctctatctacagatgtgggagcattacgcagctggcaacaaacctgatcacatgattaagcctgttgaagtcactgagtcggcctaa